A window of Christiangramia forsetii KT0803 contains these coding sequences:
- a CDS encoding DUF1028 domain-containing protein, giving the protein MKKIILLFCLFGSLPLISQNIEGVTKDAFAHTFSIVARDTITGEMAVGVQSHWFSVGSIVSWGKAGVGVVATQSFVNPAYGPEGLELMANGVPAEQALTELVEKDNGRDFRQVAFLDANGNVSAFTGEKCVEAAEDLQGRNFSVQANMMLNDKVVPAMAEAFVRYADYPLAERVVEALKAAQEAGGDIRGKQSAALVVVGPERTENAWEEKKIDLRVDDHENPIQELSRLLKVNRAYDHMNKGDLAVEAGNMEKALEEYGTAEKMFPENLEMKFWKAVALANSGRINEAKPIFQEVFKADKNWKEMITRLPASGILTISEAELKEITE; this is encoded by the coding sequence ATGAAAAAGATCATACTTCTGTTTTGCCTGTTTGGCAGTCTTCCTTTAATATCTCAAAACATTGAAGGTGTTACTAAAGATGCCTTTGCACACACCTTTTCAATAGTCGCCAGAGATACAATTACCGGCGAAATGGCTGTAGGAGTTCAAAGTCACTGGTTTTCGGTGGGCTCTATAGTCTCGTGGGGAAAGGCAGGAGTTGGCGTGGTCGCCACCCAGTCTTTTGTAAATCCTGCTTATGGTCCCGAAGGTCTGGAACTTATGGCTAACGGTGTTCCGGCAGAACAAGCTTTGACTGAATTAGTAGAAAAAGATAACGGAAGAGACTTCAGGCAGGTTGCCTTTCTTGACGCAAATGGAAATGTTTCCGCTTTTACAGGAGAGAAATGTGTAGAAGCTGCGGAAGATCTTCAGGGAAGAAACTTTTCAGTACAGGCGAATATGATGCTGAATGACAAAGTGGTTCCCGCTATGGCCGAAGCTTTTGTAAGATATGCAGACTATCCGCTTGCGGAAAGAGTTGTAGAAGCACTTAAGGCCGCTCAGGAAGCCGGTGGTGATATTCGAGGAAAACAATCTGCTGCTTTAGTGGTGGTAGGTCCAGAACGTACTGAAAATGCCTGGGAAGAAAAAAAGATCGATCTAAGAGTGGATGATCACGAAAATCCAATTCAGGAATTATCCAGACTATTGAAAGTAAACCGTGCGTATGACCATATGAATAAAGGAGATCTTGCTGTAGAAGCTGGTAATATGGAAAAAGCCCTGGAAGAATATGGAACCGCAGAAAAAATGTTCCCGGAAAACCTGGAGATGAAATTCTGGAAAGCGGTTGCTCTTGCCAATAGCGGCAGAATAAATGAAGCAAAACCGATATTTCAAGAAGTATTTAAAGCCGATAAAAACTGGAAAGAAATGATCACAAGACTCCCTGCTTCAGGAATTCTAACTATTTCTGAAGCCGAGCTAAAAGAAATTACCGAATAA
- a CDS encoding DUF2490 domain-containing protein, producing MKKIFSLLLLTLFFNVNTNAQVNEDQTGGWYMYFWNTEFGESKFGLQGDVQYRNWDVIGDLEQLLLRAGVTYSPNENVKLTLGYGNITSGTFGDSNDTSTESRIYQEALLPHKISSRIYLKHRFRYEQRWVEGQDFRTRYRYNLFLNIPLNQATLNKNALYLAFYNEVFINGQKDIGDGRRVEIFDRNRLYGALGYAIKDNLKVQAGYMEQTLNNHSKGQIQLSLHHSF from the coding sequence TTGAAAAAAATATTTAGTCTACTTCTGCTTACGCTATTTTTTAATGTTAACACCAATGCCCAGGTCAATGAAGATCAAACTGGTGGATGGTATATGTATTTCTGGAATACAGAGTTCGGTGAATCAAAATTCGGGCTTCAGGGAGATGTTCAATACCGAAACTGGGATGTAATTGGTGATTTAGAGCAATTGCTGCTAAGGGCCGGAGTAACTTATAGCCCGAATGAAAATGTAAAATTGACTTTGGGGTATGGAAATATAACTTCCGGAACTTTTGGCGATTCAAATGATACCTCTACAGAAAGCAGGATCTATCAGGAAGCCTTACTTCCCCATAAAATTTCTTCAAGAATATATCTAAAACATAGATTTAGATATGAACAAAGATGGGTAGAAGGTCAGGATTTCAGAACCAGATATCGTTATAACCTCTTTTTAAACATTCCGCTAAATCAGGCTACCCTCAACAAAAATGCTCTCTATCTGGCATTTTACAATGAGGTGTTTATTAATGGCCAGAAAGATATAGGAGATGGAAGGCGAGTGGAGATTTTTGACCGCAACCGGCTTTATGGCGCCCTGGGATATGCCATCAAAGATAACCTAAAAGTCCAGGCAGGATATATGGAGCAGACATTAAATAACCATAGTAAAGGCCAGATTCAACTAAGCCTGCATCATAGCTTCTAA
- a CDS encoding LytR/AlgR family response regulator transcription factor encodes MQMYKILIIEDEAPARKKLQRYIAQACNSFKIVKEIETVSDLKVLLSKTQDFDLIFSDIELRDGNVFEVYKDVILHCPIIFATAYNEFFINAFEANGIAYLLKPYSFEQFSNAWNKFIRLKGDSAPNYNELIGTINNFIKEGQENNVEYKDQFAIKSAKGIYFLKVDSIVCFQADQGIIFAFDETNKRHTMPQKVFNEIELLLDPKKFFKINRSEIVHRKFIDKLERYNKNILSVFLNSDRKILKTSQNKTSDFNSWLGI; translated from the coding sequence ATGCAGATGTATAAAATACTTATAATTGAGGATGAGGCCCCCGCCAGAAAAAAACTTCAAAGATATATTGCGCAGGCTTGTAATTCGTTCAAAATTGTGAAGGAAATAGAAACAGTCTCAGATCTAAAAGTGCTTTTATCAAAAACGCAGGATTTTGATCTTATATTTTCAGACATAGAATTAAGAGATGGTAATGTTTTTGAAGTTTATAAAGACGTTATCTTACATTGCCCGATTATTTTTGCTACTGCCTATAATGAGTTCTTCATAAATGCATTTGAAGCTAACGGGATAGCTTATCTTTTAAAGCCATATTCATTCGAACAATTTTCAAACGCCTGGAATAAATTCATTAGGTTAAAAGGCGATTCTGCTCCTAATTACAATGAATTGATTGGCACAATAAACAATTTCATTAAAGAAGGTCAAGAAAACAATGTTGAATATAAAGATCAATTCGCTATAAAATCTGCTAAAGGTATTTATTTCCTAAAGGTGGATTCTATAGTTTGTTTTCAAGCAGATCAAGGAATTATTTTTGCTTTTGATGAAACGAACAAGAGACACACAATGCCTCAAAAAGTATTTAATGAAATAGAACTGCTCTTAGATCCCAAAAAGTTTTTTAAAATCAATCGAAGCGAAATCGTACACCGAAAGTTTATTGATAAGCTTGAAAGATATAACAAGAATATTCTATCTGTATTTTTAAATTCTGATAGAAAAATACTAAAGACAAGTCAAAATAAGACTAGTGATTTTAACTCATGGTTAGGAATATAA
- a CDS encoding phosphatase PAP2 family protein encodes MQNFKSPKVAAIIVFCLLFFQLSIAQDTSETLPEVGTTQKIGDVILIALPAASLGTSFIIGDYDGAWQFTKGLILTGAVTYGLKFGINKQRPDMSNDNSFPSGHTSTVFHSAGFVHRRYGFKYSIPAYALAGFTAASRIDSKKHDILDVIAGAAIGLGSNLLFTTEYQQEHMQLTFSSGDGNYLLGYTYSF; translated from the coding sequence ATGCAAAACTTTAAGTCTCCAAAAGTGGCAGCCATTATTGTTTTTTGCCTGCTATTCTTTCAACTTTCAATAGCTCAGGATACAAGTGAAACACTTCCGGAAGTTGGTACCACTCAAAAGATCGGAGATGTTATTCTAATAGCACTCCCTGCTGCAAGCCTTGGAACCAGCTTTATTATCGGGGACTATGACGGCGCCTGGCAATTTACTAAAGGTCTTATACTCACAGGAGCGGTAACCTACGGTTTAAAATTTGGTATAAATAAACAAAGACCAGATATGAGTAATGACAACTCCTTTCCCTCAGGTCACACTTCTACCGTTTTCCATAGTGCAGGATTTGTGCATAGAAGATATGGTTTTAAATATAGTATTCCCGCCTATGCACTTGCTGGTTTTACAGCCGCAAGTAGAATTGATTCTAAAAAACATGATATTCTGGATGTTATTGCAGGAGCTGCAATAGGATTAGGGAGTAACCTGCTTTTTACAACAGAATATCAACAAGAGCATATGCAGCTCACATTCTCCAGTGGAGATGGGAACTACCTATTGGGATATACTTATAGTTTTTAG
- a CDS encoding DUF3095 family protein, whose amino-acid sequence MKSTTSFYSDLPVNDSSISKLIGDKTKFSNLPADWHILVADIRNSTAAVQNGNHNHVNLVATGCVIAILNLAEAHGIAVPFFFGGDGASFLIPEKIREQSLSVLEKHNRNTKKNFGFSLAIGSANVADIYNENIELKIARVNVNKTLNIPVILGNGLHFAENKIKTENSPKEITPDDTRLNLTGMECKWDRIKPPKKDQEVISLIIAGCGETDFSKVYSEIMGSIDKIFGSIRRRKPVSVRRLKIKAGLQRIKDEMKIKLGKWSFTQFVKSIMVANFGEFYLRNTTSGKNYLQKLVELSDNLTLDGRINTVITGTSDQRKRIIAYLDKLENLNLIKYGYHVSEESIMSCYVKDMSTDQHIHFIDGGNGGYTKAANQLKLKFQD is encoded by the coding sequence ATGAAAAGCACTACTAGTTTCTATTCAGATCTTCCTGTGAACGATTCATCTATAAGCAAGCTTATAGGAGATAAGACCAAATTCTCAAATCTACCGGCAGATTGGCATATTTTGGTTGCCGATATTCGTAATTCTACGGCGGCAGTTCAAAATGGGAATCATAATCACGTTAATCTTGTGGCGACCGGTTGCGTAATTGCCATATTGAATCTGGCTGAAGCTCACGGCATTGCTGTTCCCTTCTTTTTTGGAGGGGACGGTGCCAGTTTTCTTATTCCTGAAAAAATCAGGGAACAATCACTTTCAGTACTTGAAAAACATAATAGAAATACGAAGAAAAACTTTGGTTTTAGTCTCGCCATAGGTTCTGCAAACGTAGCAGATATTTACAATGAAAATATTGAACTGAAGATTGCCAGGGTTAATGTAAATAAAACCCTCAATATCCCTGTAATTCTGGGAAACGGACTTCATTTTGCTGAAAATAAAATTAAAACAGAAAATTCTCCGAAAGAAATAACTCCAGACGATACCCGACTGAACCTAACCGGAATGGAATGCAAATGGGATCGAATTAAACCACCTAAAAAAGATCAGGAAGTAATTAGCCTAATCATCGCTGGTTGTGGAGAAACAGATTTTTCAAAAGTCTATTCAGAAATAATGGGGTCTATAGATAAAATTTTCGGCTCTATTCGACGAAGAAAGCCAGTATCTGTTAGAAGGCTAAAAATAAAAGCAGGCTTACAAAGAATTAAAGATGAGATGAAGATCAAACTTGGTAAGTGGAGCTTTACCCAATTTGTAAAAAGTATTATGGTTGCTAATTTCGGGGAATTCTATCTTCGAAATACAACTTCAGGTAAAAATTATCTTCAAAAACTAGTAGAACTTTCAGATAATCTTACGCTGGATGGCCGCATAAATACAGTGATTACGGGAACCAGTGATCAACGTAAAAGAATCATCGCCTACCTTGATAAACTTGAAAACCTGAACTTAATAAAATATGGGTATCACGTAAGTGAAGAAAGTATTATGTCCTGCTACGTAAAAGATATGAGCACAGACCAGCATATTCATTTTATAGATGGCGGTAATGGTGGATATACAAAGGCAGCTAATCAACTAAAATTGAAATTTCAGGATTAA